In Candidatus Poribacteria bacterium, a single window of DNA contains:
- a CDS encoding Gfo/Idh/MocA family oxidoreductase — MGNLNVGIVGLGWVAGAHIETFKNVTGADVTAICSRREHDESVLAETYGTPLKAYTDFDKMLADPDVHIIDICTPHPFHAEQAIAAAQAGKHLIIEKPICLTYADAKAIRDAVKSAGVNVCVCFECRYSAHFTMIRSVIDNGLLGDLHYAEVDYYHGIGPWYGQYEWNIKKDFGGSTLLTAGCHALDALLFFMDGTVEEVTSYHTQSTGAAFQPYEYKTTSVSLLKFEGDGKIGKVTSCVDCLQPYYFHIHLVGSEGSLLDNRIYSAKLKGMDKSKWSTLETSLIDSGDVSDHPYEPQFQAFVDSIGKNEPMPLTDFDTAFESHRVVFAADMSAEAGGRSVKLSELA, encoded by the coding sequence ATGGGTAATTTAAATGTTGGAATCGTCGGACTCGGTTGGGTAGCCGGTGCCCACATCGAGACTTTCAAAAACGTCACAGGGGCAGATGTTACAGCTATCTGTTCACGCCGGGAACATGACGAATCTGTATTAGCAGAAACATACGGGACCCCGCTGAAAGCCTATACGGATTTTGATAAAATGCTCGCAGATCCGGACGTACATATTATTGATATTTGCACACCACATCCATTTCATGCCGAACAAGCTATCGCTGCTGCGCAGGCGGGAAAACATCTTATCATAGAAAAGCCGATTTGCCTTACATACGCAGATGCGAAAGCCATCCGTGATGCCGTCAAAAGTGCAGGCGTCAACGTTTGTGTCTGTTTTGAGTGCCGATATAGCGCGCATTTCACAATGATCCGTTCTGTTATCGATAACGGTCTACTCGGTGATCTTCACTACGCAGAAGTCGATTATTACCACGGCATTGGACCTTGGTACGGGCAATACGAATGGAACATCAAAAAAGATTTTGGGGGCAGCACTTTACTGACAGCCGGATGTCATGCTCTTGACGCGCTTCTCTTCTTTATGGATGGAACAGTGGAAGAGGTAACCAGTTATCATACACAATCTACTGGTGCAGCTTTCCAACCCTACGAATATAAGACAACAAGCGTCAGTCTTCTCAAGTTTGAAGGGGACGGAAAGATTGGAAAAGTCACCTCCTGTGTCGATTGCTTACAACCCTACTACTTCCACATCCACCTCGTCGGCAGTGAAGGAAGTTTGCTTGATAACCGCATCTACTCAGCAAAACTCAAAGGGATGGATAAGAGTAAGTGGAGTACACTTGAAACGTCACTCATCGACTCAGGAGATGTCAGCGACCATCCATACGAACCACAATTCCAAGCATTTGTAGATAGCATCGGGAAAAACGAACCGATGCCGTTGACTGATTTCGACACGGCATTTGAGTCACATCGGGTTGTTTTCGCTGCAGATATGTCCGCAGAAGCGGGGGGCAGATCCGTCAAGCTGAGCGAACTTGCTTAA
- the guaB gene encoding IMP dehydrogenase, with the protein METKISDVFPQKFTKEGLTFDDVLLIPSESDVLPDQVDTSTQLTQNLRLNIPICSAPMDTVTESALAIAIAREGGIGIIHYNCTIDEQVSEVDRVKRSESGMITAPITLTQDKTIRDALEVTARYRIGGVPIVTEDGCLVGLITNRDLKYEDNLSLPVTARMTPGDKLITAAPGITLDKAKEILHRSRKEKLPIVDEDLKLCGLITIKDIDKIQMFPQACKDDAGRLRVGAAVVPTTPLEDIDRLVETGVDVLVLDTAHGHSKNVIRSTEYIKSHFPSVELVSGNVVTPEGTRSLIDAGADAVKVGVGPGSICTTRVVAGVSIPQITAIYDCAQEADKAGVPIIADGGIRYSGDIAKAIGAGASSVMIGSLLAGTDESPGDTVIYQGRTYKMHRGMGSLGALRKRMTRAPEESSEDISKLVPRGIEGRVPHKGKLSNFVYQLVGGIRSAMGYCGTPDIEALRSDSQFVRMSSSGYRESHPHDIDITEEAPNYTVAGLTT; encoded by the coding sequence ATGGAGACCAAAATCTCCGATGTCTTCCCCCAAAAGTTTACAAAAGAAGGGCTAACTTTTGACGATGTTTTACTGATTCCATCTGAATCGGATGTGTTGCCGGATCAAGTGGATACGAGTACGCAATTAACGCAAAATCTTCGGTTAAACATTCCTATCTGTAGTGCACCTATGGATACTGTCACTGAATCTGCCCTTGCTATTGCGATTGCACGCGAGGGAGGCATCGGGATAATTCATTATAACTGCACTATTGATGAACAGGTGTCTGAAGTTGATCGGGTAAAACGTTCGGAAAGTGGAATGATTACCGCACCAATTACGCTAACACAGGATAAGACGATTCGTGATGCCCTTGAAGTAACGGCGCGTTATCGTATTGGCGGAGTCCCTATTGTTACTGAAGATGGGTGCCTCGTTGGACTCATTACCAATCGTGATCTGAAGTATGAAGATAATCTTTCGCTACCAGTAACTGCTCGGATGACTCCCGGCGATAAATTGATTACCGCAGCACCCGGTATTACGCTTGATAAAGCGAAGGAGATACTTCACAGATCTCGAAAGGAAAAACTACCCATTGTAGATGAGGATCTTAAACTCTGTGGTTTGATTACTATCAAGGATATTGATAAGATCCAGATGTTTCCACAAGCCTGTAAAGACGATGCGGGCCGGTTACGGGTCGGTGCTGCTGTTGTACCGACAACGCCTCTGGAAGATATTGATCGGTTAGTCGAGACTGGTGTAGATGTGCTCGTGTTGGATACGGCACACGGGCATTCCAAAAATGTAATCCGTTCGACAGAATACATTAAGTCGCATTTCCCGAGTGTCGAACTTGTTTCTGGGAATGTTGTGACACCTGAAGGCACACGAAGTCTCATCGATGCTGGTGCAGATGCAGTCAAGGTAGGTGTTGGTCCTGGCTCTATTTGTACAACCCGTGTAGTTGCAGGAGTGAGTATCCCCCAAATTACGGCAATTTACGACTGTGCGCAGGAAGCTGATAAAGCAGGGGTGCCGATTATTGCCGATGGGGGGATTCGTTACTCTGGAGACATCGCGAAAGCTATTGGAGCAGGCGCAAGTTCCGTTATGATTGGCAGTTTACTCGCCGGAACGGATGAGAGCCCGGGCGATACAGTTATCTATCAGGGTAGAACCTATAAGATGCATCGCGGAATGGGGTCATTAGGAGCGCTGCGGAAACGGATGACCCGTGCCCCAGAAGAAAGTTCGGAGGACATTTCTAAACTTGTACCTCGTGGGATTGAAGGGCGTGTTCCGCACAAAGGAAAACTGAGTAATTTCGTCTATCAATTGGTCGGTGGTATTCGTTCCGCTATGGGGTATTGTGGAACCCCAGATATTGAAGCGTTGCGTAGCGATAGCCAATTTGTCCGGATGTCAAGCAGTGGATACCGCGAAAGCCATCCGCACGATATTGATATCACTGAAGAAGCACCGAATTACACAGTAGCGGGTCTTACCACATAA
- a CDS encoding NADH-quinone oxidoreductase subunit I, translated as MKVSEEMSFWDRLYIPALIKGMFTTLKHIPKKKLTYQYPEDPRSVDERNERYRGIHKLTTTEKDEIKCVACFLCATACPADCITIQAAPAPEGWTTKEGYQREKYPDVFEINMLRCIFCGYCVEACPEDAIRMTGLTLPQYFRERQKEGESLGSSRSDFIFDRDMLVANNDIPQEGLSVEAR; from the coding sequence ATGAAAGTTAGCGAAGAGATGTCTTTTTGGGATAGACTCTATATCCCAGCGTTGATTAAGGGGATGTTTACGACGTTAAAACATATCCCTAAGAAGAAATTAACCTACCAATATCCTGAAGATCCGAGGAGTGTGGATGAACGCAATGAACGCTATCGCGGCATTCACAAACTAACGACGACCGAGAAGGATGAAATTAAGTGTGTCGCCTGTTTTTTGTGCGCGACCGCTTGCCCTGCCGACTGTATTACTATCCAAGCAGCACCCGCCCCCGAAGGTTGGACGACCAAGGAAGGTTATCAGCGCGAGAAGTATCCCGATGTCTTTGAAATCAATATGCTCCGTTGCATCTTTTGTGGATATTGTGTTGAGGCTTGCCCTGAGGACGCGATTCGGATGACAGGCTTAACGCTTCCGCAGTACTTCCGTGAACGTCAAAAAGAGGGTGAAAGTCTTGGAAGTTCCCGCAGTGATTTCATTTTTGATCGCGATATGCTTGTTGCAAACAACGACATTCCGCAAGAAGGGCTGAGTGTTGAAGCACGATAA